In one window of Bizionia sp. M204 DNA:
- the hutH gene encoding histidine ammonia-lyase — protein MRPIHYISQETIDLETISAILEEGKTLELADSSVKKIQACRDYLNQKLKNQDSPIYGINTGFGSLYNVKISKENLTKLQENLVMSHACGTGELVPKPIVKLMLFLKVQSLSYGHSGVQLETAQRLLDFYNHDILPVIYTQGSLGASGDLAPLAHLALPLIGKGEVYFEDAVHTAESILKKFNWEPITLQSKEGLALLNGTQFMSAYGIHLLMKAYKLSYLSDLIGSTSLEAFDGRIEPFNELVHLVRPHKGQLKTAERIREFLEGSELIGQDKVHVQDPYSFRCMPQVHGASKDTLDFVRKTFITEINSVTDNPNIFSQDDLIISGGNFHGQPLALALDYMKIAMAELGNISERRVFQLVSGLRGLPTFLVDNPGLNSGFMIPQYTAASIVSANKQLASPASIDSIVSSNGQEDHVSMGANAATQAYTLVHNVERILAIELFNASQALYFRKPLKSSAFIESVLMAYRQDVSFVSNDRELHIDIKNSVSFLSNLEIDVQEIYA, from the coding sequence ATGAGACCAATCCATTATATTTCGCAAGAAACCATTGATTTAGAAACTATTTCAGCCATTTTAGAAGAAGGCAAAACACTGGAATTAGCAGATAGTTCTGTTAAAAAAATTCAAGCTTGTCGGGATTATTTAAACCAGAAACTTAAAAATCAAGATTCTCCTATTTATGGTATAAACACGGGATTTGGTTCATTATATAATGTAAAAATATCAAAAGAAAATTTAACCAAACTTCAAGAAAATTTGGTAATGTCTCATGCGTGTGGTACTGGTGAATTGGTTCCAAAACCCATTGTGAAACTCATGTTGTTTTTAAAGGTGCAGTCTTTAAGTTATGGACATAGTGGTGTGCAGTTAGAAACGGCACAACGCTTATTGGATTTTTATAACCATGATATTTTACCAGTTATTTATACTCAAGGTTCTTTAGGAGCCTCGGGGGATTTAGCTCCTTTAGCACATTTGGCACTACCGCTAATTGGAAAAGGAGAGGTGTATTTTGAAGACGCTGTTCATACTGCTGAATCTATTTTGAAGAAATTTAATTGGGAACCCATAACCTTGCAATCTAAAGAAGGTTTGGCTCTGTTAAATGGAACACAATTTATGTCAGCTTATGGCATTCATTTATTAATGAAAGCCTATAAATTATCTTATTTATCAGATTTGATTGGAAGTACATCTTTAGAAGCTTTTGATGGAAGAATTGAGCCCTTTAATGAATTAGTGCATTTGGTGCGTCCGCATAAAGGTCAGTTAAAAACGGCAGAACGTATTCGTGAGTTTTTAGAGGGTAGTGAATTAATTGGTCAAGATAAAGTACATGTACAAGATCCCTATTCATTTAGATGCATGCCTCAAGTTCATGGAGCGAGCAAGGATACATTAGATTTTGTTAGAAAAACATTTATAACAGAAATTAATTCTGTCACTGATAATCCAAACATTTTTAGCCAAGATGATTTAATTATTTCTGGCGGAAATTTTCATGGCCAACCTTTAGCTTTGGCTTTAGATTATATGAAAATTGCCATGGCTGAATTAGGAAATATATCGGAAAGACGTGTGTTTCAATTAGTGTCTGGATTACGAGGGTTGCCAACATTTTTAGTTGATAATCCAGGTTTAAACTCGGGTTTTATGATCCCGCAATACACAGCTGCTAGTATTGTAAGTGCCAACAAACAATTGGCGAGTCCGGCAAGTATAGATAGTATTGTTTCTAGTAATGGTCAAGAAGATCATGTAAGCATGGGAGCCAATGCCGCCACGCAAGCTTATACTTTAGTACATAATGTAGAACGTATTTTAGCCATTGAACTGTTTAATGCCTCTCAAGCTTTGTACTTTAGAAAACCTTTAAAATCTTCAGCATTTATAGAGTCCGTTTTAATGGCTTACCGCCAAGATGTGTCCTTTGTTTCTAATGATAGAGAATTACATATTGATATTAAAAATTCAGTTTCGTTTTTATCGAATTTAGAAATAGATGTGCAAGAAATCTACGCTTAA